The Actinomycetes bacterium genome contains the following window.
GCTCGGCGGACCGCTGCGCTCGGCGGACCGGTGTATTGGCTTCAGCCGACTGCCTCGAGGATCTCGTCGGAGACGTCGTAGTTCGCGTACACGTTCTGCACGTCGTCGCTGTCCTCGAGGGCCTCGATGAGGCGGAACACCTTGCGGGCGCCCTCCTCGTCGAGCTCGACGGTGACCGAGGGCAGGAACGTCGGGTCGGCGGAGTCGTAGTCGATGCCCGCGGCCTGCAGGGCCTTGCGGACCGCCACGAGGTCGGTCGCCTCCGAGACGATCTCGTACGCCTCGTCGAGGTCGTTGACCTCCTCCGCGCCGGCGTCGAGCACGGCCGCGAGGACGTCGTCCTCGGACAGGTCGTTCTTCGGCACGATGACCACGCCCTTGCGGGTGAACAGGTAGGAAACCGAGCCGGGGTCGGCCATCGAGCCGCCGTTGCGGGTCATCGCGACGCGCACGTCGGAGGCGGCGCGGTTGCGGTTGTCGGTGAGGCACTCGATGAGGACGGCGACCCCGCCGGGGCCGTACCCCTCGTACATGATCGTCTGGTACTCCGCGCCGCCGCCCTCCGCACCGGAGCCGCGCTTGACCGCGCGGTCGATGTTGTCGTTGGGGACGCTGGACTTCTTCGCCTTCTGGATCGCGTCGTACAGCGTCGGGTTGCCGTCCGGGTCGCCACCGCCGGTCCGGGCGGCGACCTCGATGTTCTTGATCAGCTTGGCGAACAGCTTCGACCGCTTGGCGTCGACGACCGCCTTCTTGTGCTTGGTCGTGGCCCACTTGGAGTGGCCGCTCATGCCTGCTTGCCTCTCACCATCTCGACGAAGTACGCGTGCACGCGCAGGTCCCCGGTCAGCTCGGGGTGGAAGGACGTCGCGAGCAGATGCCCCTGCCGGACGGCGACGATCCTACCGGCGGCGGGCCCGGACTCGACCCGGCCGAGGACCTCGACGGCGGGCCCGGCCTCCTCCACCCACGGCGCACGGATGAAGACGGCGTGGACCGGCGCGCCGTCGAGTGCGGTGAGCCGTACGTCGGCCTCGAAGGAGTCGACCTGGCGCCCGAAGGCGTTGCGCCGCACCGTCACGTCGATCCCCCCGACCGTCTCCTGGTCGGCGGCGGCATCCAGAACGCGGTCGGCGAGGAGGATCATCCCGGCGCAGGAGCCGTACGTCGGCATCCCCGCCTTGACCCGCTGACGGAGTGGCTCGAGCACGTCGAAGGTCCGCGCCAGCTTGGCGATGGTGGTCGACTCCCCGCCCGGCAGGACGAGGGCATCGACGCGGGCGAGCTCCTCGGGACGGCGTACGGGCACGGCGAGCGCACCGGCCGCCTCCAGGGCGCGCAGGTGCTCACGGACGTCGCCCTGCAGCGCCAGGACTCCCACCGCCGGCCCGCTCACGATCACCCGCACCCTCTCGACAACCCGCCTGACCGCTCACCACCCACCACTTGTGGCGGGATTCGCGTCACTTCGCAGCCCCGGAGTGACGTGCTACCCGCCACAAGTGGGAAGAGGACGAGGTGGTGGCGGGCTACCAGCCCCGGGAGGCGAGGCGGTGGTCGACGGGTACGTCGTCGACGTTGATCCCGACCATCGCCTCGCCGAGACCGCGGGAGACCTTGGCGATGACGTCCGGGTCGTCGTAGAAGGTGACCGCCTTGACGATCGCCTCGGCCCGTCGGGCCGGCTCGCCGGACTTGAAGATCCCCGAGCCGACGAAGACGCCGTCCGCGCCCAGCTGCATCATCATCGCCGCGTCCGCCGGGGTGGCGATCCCGCCCGCGGTGAACAGCACGACCGGCAGCCGACCCAGCGAGGCCACCTCGCGGACCAGCTCGTAGGGCGCCTGCAGGTCCTTCGCGGCGACGTACAGCTCGTCCTCGGGCAGCGTGGTCAGCCGGCGGATCTCGTCCCGGATCGCGCGCATGTGCGTCGTCGCGTTCGAGACGTCCCCGGTGCCCGCCTCCCCCTTCGACCGGATCATCGCGGCGCCCTCGCTGATGCGGCGCAGCGCCTCGCCGAGGTTCGTCGCGCCGCACACGAACGGCACCGTGAACGCCCACTTGTCGATGTGGTGGGCGTAGTCGGCGGGCGTCAGGACCTCGGACTCGTCGACGTAGTCCACGCCGAGGGACTGCAGGACCTGGGCCTCGACGAAGTGCCCGATGCGCGCCTTGGCCATCACCGGGATGGACACCTCGGCGATGATCGCGTCGATGAGGTCGGGGTCGCTCATCCGCGCGACGCCGCCCTGGGCCCGGATGTCGGCAGGTACGCGCTCCAGCGCCATCACCGCCACCGCACCCGCGTCCTCGGCGATGCGGGCCTGCTCGGCGGTGACCACGTCCATGATCACGCCGCCCTTGAGCATCTCGGCCATCCCGCGCTTCACGCGCGCGGTCCCGGTCGGGCGGGCCGCGTCCGCGGCGGCGCTGGTGTCGGGGACTGGGTGCTCGGTTGCCACGATGAGGCCTTCGCTTCGCAGGGTCAGGGGCGGCACCGGCGGGCGAGCCCGGGCCGTCCCCGCGATTCTACGGCCAGGTCAGCGGGTCAGGGTGGCGTGCGTCGTGCGGTTGACCAGCAGGACCCACACCTGGCCCGGCGCGAACGGCAGGCGTGCACCGGTCGAGGTCGTCCAGATCGTGCCGCTCGTCTTCGACGCCCGCGACCAGCGGGCGGCGTACGCCTTGCCGTTGCGCAGCACCAGGGCGCTGCCGCTGCCGATGGTCACCGACATCGGGGTGATGCCCCCGTGACGGTCGCCGTAGCCGGAGTCGTACATCCGCACGTACTGGACGACGACCGTGGTGCCGCCCATGCGTTTGCCGTCGGAGATCGCCTTGATGCCGTCCATGGTGAGCAGCCAGCGCTGAGTGGCCGGGTTCCAGACGAAGACCGCCTTCGCCGCCGGCCAGCGCACGGTGGCGCTGCTGACCTTGAGGCCGCCCGGCGGCGGAGTCGTCGAGAAGCGGAAGCCCACGTCCTTGGCGTGGGCCGCGTGCGGGGCCCGTGCGAGCAGCTCGGGGCCGACGCCGAAGAAGTTGTACGGCGCCGGGCGGCTCGGGTCACGGAAGTACCCCGCCGGCCCGACGTCACCGCTGACGTTGAACAGGTTCGCGGCGGCGATCACCGGGCGCAGCCTGTGCTGGGCGCCCGAGTAGGCGAAGGCGACCTTGCCGTACTGGGCGAACAGGTCGATGTCGGCGATCCGCGCGCTGCGGATGGGGCCGATCTTCTTCGGGATCTCGGTCGAGAAGACGGCGGCCATGCGCGTCAGGCCGCCCTCGACCTGTTCGATGTAGACCACGTCGGCGTCCTCGATGCCCGCGTGCGGCTCGGCGTAGGGCGTGTTGTCGAGCTTGACCACGAGCACCCGCCCGTCCTTCATCCCGACCCGTCCGGACAGCAGCGAACGCTGCACCACAACCGGAGCGGACGACGACGGCGAGCCCGACGTCGACGGGGACAGCGAGCCGGAGCTGGCCAGAGCGGACGAGGAGGCCAGCGGCGCGGTGCTGGTCGCGGGGCTCGACCCGCCGGAGGTGCAGGCGGTGACGAGCGCGGCCGTGCCCGCGAGCGCGAGCAAGGCGATCAGGTGACGTCGAGACACCGCGCCAATGTACGTGGGGGTCAGCCGAGAGCCGGCGGAGGCGCGTCGTCGATCTCGAAGACCCTCGGCCAGGGGGCGTGACCGGCGAGCCCGAGCCGGCGCACGAGGGGGCGCCGCCGCAGCCGCAGCGTGGCCCGCGCGGCGTCGTTGGCGAAGCGTCGGGCGAGCTGCACCCGTTGGCACGCCGAGCGCAGCTCGTCGAGCAGCTCGGCCTGCGGGCTGCCGTCCACGGCGGCGACGTCGACCTCGTCCACGGCGGCCCGAAGGGCCGAGGAGAGGGCGCTCTCGACCGGTTCGCGCCGGGCCAGGTCGGCGCCAGAGGCGACCTGCGCCTCGTGCGCGGCGTCAGCGAGCAGCAGGCTGGACGCCGGGTCGAGGACCCCCGAGTACGCCAGCTCGGCCGCCGCGGCGGAGCGGCGGATCAGCTGGGCGTCGAGTGCCGACTCGGCGGCCTCGAGGCGGACATGGAGGCGGTCGAGGCGGCCGGCCAGCGAGCGGACGTACAGCAGCACGACGACGACCAGCAGCCCCAACAGGGCCAGCGTGTACGCCCACGAGCT
Protein-coding sequences here:
- the pdxT gene encoding pyridoxal 5'-phosphate synthase glutaminase subunit PdxT, coding for MVSGPAVGVLALQGDVREHLRALEAAGALAVPVRRPEELARVDALVLPGGESTTIAKLARTFDVLEPLRQRVKAGMPTYGSCAGMILLADRVLDAAADQETVGGIDVTVRRNAFGRQVDSFEADVRLTALDGAPVHAVFIRAPWVEEAGPAVEVLGRVESGPAAGRIVAVRQGHLLATSFHPELTGDLRVHAYFVEMVRGKQA
- the pdxS gene encoding pyridoxal 5'-phosphate synthase lyase subunit PdxS; this encodes MATEHPVPDTSAAADAARPTGTARVKRGMAEMLKGGVIMDVVTAEQARIAEDAGAVAVMALERVPADIRAQGGVARMSDPDLIDAIIAEVSIPVMAKARIGHFVEAQVLQSLGVDYVDESEVLTPADYAHHIDKWAFTVPFVCGATNLGEALRRISEGAAMIRSKGEAGTGDVSNATTHMRAIRDEIRRLTTLPEDELYVAAKDLQAPYELVREVASLGRLPVVLFTAGGIATPADAAMMMQLGADGVFVGSGIFKSGEPARRAEAIVKAVTFYDDPDVIAKVSRGLGEAMVGINVDDVPVDHRLASRGW
- a CDS encoding DUF3048 domain-containing protein, whose protein sequence is MSRRHLIALLALAGTAALVTACTSGGSSPATSTAPLASSSALASSGSLSPSTSGSPSSSAPVVVQRSLLSGRVGMKDGRVLVVKLDNTPYAEPHAGIEDADVVYIEQVEGGLTRMAAVFSTEIPKKIGPIRSARIADIDLFAQYGKVAFAYSGAQHRLRPVIAAANLFNVSGDVGPAGYFRDPSRPAPYNFFGVGPELLARAPHAAHAKDVGFRFSTTPPPGGLKVSSATVRWPAAKAVFVWNPATQRWLLTMDGIKAISDGKRMGGTTVVVQYVRMYDSGYGDRHGGITPMSVTIGSGSALVLRNGKAYAARWSRASKTSGTIWTTSTGARLPFAPGQVWVLLVNRTTHATLTR
- a CDS encoding YebC/PmpR family DNA-binding transcriptional regulator, with protein sequence MSGHSKWATTKHKKAVVDAKRSKLFAKLIKNIEVAARTGGGDPDGNPTLYDAIQKAKKSSVPNDNIDRAVKRGSGAEGGGAEYQTIMYEGYGPGGVAVLIECLTDNRNRAASDVRVAMTRNGGSMADPGSVSYLFTRKGVVIVPKNDLSEDDVLAAVLDAGAEEVNDLDEAYEIVSEATDLVAVRKALQAAGIDYDSADPTFLPSVTVELDEEGARKVFRLIEALEDSDDVQNVYANYDVSDEILEAVG